The following DNA comes from Enterocloster bolteae.
AATAGCGCACATGGACACATCCATCACCGGATCGCACATGCCGGCATACTCCCAATCCAGAAGTTTTACACTGCCGTCCTCAAAAAAGAGAAAGTTATCCACATTTGCATCAATATGACACAGGCATTTTGGGCGTTCCATTGAGTCAAGGGTATCCATAAGCCAGTCCATCCACCCCTTTACTTCCTCGTAATCCTCAAACAAAAGGGCGCCGTGGCTCCTGCACAGCTTTTCGTAAAAGCTGATCCTCTCCCGGATATCAAAGGAATGGGCCACCGTGATGCCTGACTGGTGAAGGCGGCGCACCATGGACATGCATTTCTCCATATCGGCCCAATCTGCGGAATCCGCATTTCTGGTACCTTCATAGTAATCTGCTATCTTATACCCGGTCTTTTCATTCATGTACAGCACATGCTCGGTGATTTCCAGTGAGGCAACGGCATCGTAGACTGTTTTTTCCTGTTCCCTGTTAATCAGAAGTTCTGTTCCCGGACCCGGTATGCGGCAGATGCAGTGGCGGTCCTCCACCTTAAACAGAAAGGACTTGTTGGTCATGCCTGCTTTCAGGCAGCGGATATCCTTAATGCTGGATTCCGGTACCTTGAATACCTCTGCGACCAGCTTCATGGCCGCATTGTCAGAATGATTCTGATAGCGGGGGTCAAACAGGCGCAGCTCCTCCAGGTTCTCAAATTCATATACCTGATCATCCGGCTGACGGTTCACATCCATCTCTATTTCATCCCACCGGGAGGCCGCCAGGCCGCCAGCTTCCTGGGCTGCTTCCAGCAGTCCGCCGCCTTCCTCCTCAAGCCGCCGTCTGGCCTCTCCCTCCAGCATGTCCACATAGACCTGTTCCCAGTAAAACTGCTCTGTCCCCGGCGTCTTATAGTAAGCTTCCAGCACCGGAAGGAACTGCCGGGAAAATTCCCGGGAAAAATAAGCCGGACCATACATGACCCACTGGTCCCGACCGCCTACTTTTACGCCGGTGATCCTCCCCTTTTTATTGAAATAAAGGCACCATTCCCTGGTCTCTCCCTTCTGAAAGGCAGAGCTGTACCAGGCCCCGCATTCATAGGAATGATACATATTCTCCCGCATCCAGTTATCCGATGACAGGACGTACATATTGCGCCCCTCCAGCACCTTCCTGGCCCGGTAAATGGTGGTCAGGGTGTTTTTGCTGGTATACTCAGGATTGTACAGAAGCTCCACGCCGTATTTATCAATAAGGTATTCAAACTTCTCCTTCAGATATCCCACTGCTATGGTTATATTCCTTATGCCCACTTCGTGAAGCTGCTTAATCTGACGTTCAATCATGCGCTCCCCAAAGACCTCCAGAAGCCCCTTGGGCGTCTCAAAGGTCAGGGGGACAAAACGTGAACCGAAGCCCGCTGCAATAATAAGGGCGCCGTCCACCTTATATTGGTCTAACAGCTTCTGGCCATCCGGCATAAGCCTCCATCGGGCCTTGCCCTTTTGGCTGCTTTCCTCTCCTATATATCCCTTTGCCAGACATTCCTTAATCAAACCATTGGCCGTGCCCAGGGAGACATCCAGCTTTCCGGCCAGCTCTCTCTGGGTAATATCCGGCTGCTCCAGTACTGCCCTGCATACAAGTCCATGTCTGTCCATTGTGTAATCCTCGCTTCCCTGCCTGTTTTGTGTTCAAATCTATCGCTTTTCAAAAATATATGAACATTATATCATACCCGTTAAAAAAAGCAAGTATAAAAAGCAGCATCACAGCGTTCAAAATATGGAAGAAAATATTCCAATTTTGAAATCATAACTCTAAAAAGCCAGGCTCGGAACGATTTTCCGGAACCTGGCTTTCCTATCCATAAACTTACACTTCAAATATCAAATCCCCATAACTGGGCATTGGCCACAGTTCCTTATCCACAATCATCTCCAGCTGGTCCACAGGTGCTCTGAGTGCTTCCATGGCCGGCACCACCTGGCTGTGGTAGACGAGTGCCTGAACCTTACCGCCCTCAGCGGCGGCAGCCTTTTCTGTCACCTCCAAAAGGCGGGCAAGGGCTGTCTTTATCTCTGCCAGCAGCTTTGAAGTCTCTATCAGCAGCTCTGTCTGGGTGCTTACATCGGCTTCCTGGCATACGCCCTTCACGGCTGCGATGGAGGAAGCCAGCTGTGTGGTATACTTGATAACTGCCGGTATAATAGACTTGCTGGCCATGTCATACATGGTCCTGGCCTCAATGTTAATGGCTTTGGAATAGTTCTCATATTCCACCTCAGACCTGGATTCCAGCTCAGCTCTTGTGAATACCCCGAACGCCTCAAACAGTTTCACCGCCTTATCCGTTGTCAGGGCCGGGATGGCATCCACCATGGAGCGGATGTTTGGAAGTCCTCTCCTCTCAGCCTCAGCCACCCACTCGTCTGAATAGCCATTTCCGTTAAAAATAATTCTCTTATGGGCAGCCAGGGTCTCCTTGATGAAATCATGTACAGCCATATCAAAGTCCTCTGCCTTTTCCAGCATGTCTGCTGCTTCCTTAAAGGCCTCGGCCACAATGGTGTTCAGCACAGTATTGGGGGAGGCGATGGAATCCGAGGACCCCACCATGCGGAACTCAAATTTATTGCCTGTAAAGGCAAAGGGTGATGTACGGTTCCTGTCCGTGGCATCCTTATCCAGGTCCGGAAGAATGTCTACGCCGGTCTTTAAGGTACCGCCCTGTTTGGAGTGGGTGGCTTCGCCGGTGCTGCACAGCTGGTCGATTACATCCTCCAGCTGCTCTCCCAGGAAGATGGATATGATGGCGGGCGGCGCCTCGTTGGCTCCCAGTCTGTGGTCATTTCCCACATCGGAGGCGGATTCCCGAAGAAGGTCTGCATGGATATCCACGGCCTTGATGATACATGCCAGTACCAGAAGGAACTGGATGTTTTCGTGGGGCGTGTCGCCGGGGTTCAGGAGATTGGTGCCGTCATCCCCGGTCAGTGACCAGTTGTCGTGCTTACCGGAACCATTGACGCCTGCAAAGGGCTTCTCATGGAGAAGGCAGGCCATGCCGTGGCGTCCGGCCACCTTCTTAAGGGTCTCCATCACAATCTGGTTGTGGTCAACGGCCTGGTTCACACCCTCGTAGATGGGAGCAAGCTCATGCTGGGCAGGAGCCACCTCATTGTGCTGTGTCTTGGCAGGAACGCCTAATTTCCACAGCTCTTTATTTACATCATTCATGTAAGAACCGATTCTCTCACGGATGGCGCCGAAGTAATGGTCCTCCAGCTCCTGGCCCTTGGGAGGCATTGCGCCGAATAAGGTGCGTCCGGTGTAAATCAGGTCCTTGCGCTGCAGATATTTTTCTCTGTCTACCAGAAAATATTCCTGCTCCGCGCCCACGGACGGTGCGACCCGCTTGGCTGTGGTGTTGCCGAATAAGCGCAGTATCCTTAATGCCTGCTCATTGACAGCCTGCATGGAACGCAGCAGCGGGGTCTTTTTGTCCAGCGCCTCTCCCTTATAGGAACAAAAGGAAGTGGGGATGCACAGTGTCACGCCGATGGCGTCTTCCCGCAAAAAGGCCGGTGAGGTACAGTCCCAAACCGTATATCCCCTGGCTTCAAAGGTAGCGCGAAGGCCGCCGGATGGAAATGAGGATGCGTCCGGCTCACCCTTGATCAGCTCCTTGCCGGAGAATTCCATGATTACCTTACCGTCGGAGGGAGCAGAGATAAAGGAATCATGCTTCTCTGCAGTCACGCCTGTCAGCGGCTGGAACCAGTGGGTATAGTGGGTGGCTCCCCTCTCAATTGCCCAGTCCTTCATGGCATGGGCAACCACATCCGCAATACTGGGGTCCAGCTCTGCCCCGTCTTCAATGGTTTTCTTCAGCTTCTTGTACACACTCTTTGGCAGACGGTCCCTCATCACCGCGTCATTGAATACATTTTTACCGAACATCTCCGATACATTCAATACATCGCTCATAGAATTATCCATCCTCTCTTTTTATCTTCCTTTTCCAAAATCGTTTCCCAAATCCTCAGGTCACAGTTCTCCCGGGTCATACATCTCTTCTCACGTAATTATATTAAGTCCGCGCGGATATATAATAAAAAGGTGTTCCCCCTCTGAGAGAGAACACCTTTGTTCTTTATTAAAATAAACCATTTCCACTGAAATTGCAAGTGGTTTTTAAATAAATATGCATTTTTATTCTAATAAGGATTATGAAGCTGCATTAATAACTGGCATCCGTTATAGTGATGTAGGTTATAAATCAGCCGGTACATCATATATTAGGCCTTGCCGACGGAACCGAACAGCTCCATCTTTTCCTTAACAGTTGCCCGGATAGCATCAGCGCCCGGAGCCAGAAGCTTTCTTGGGTCAAAACCCTTGCCCTTCAGGTCCTTGCCTGCCTCGATGTATTCCCTGGTGGCTGCTGCGAAGGACAGCTGGCACTCTGTGTTTACATTGATTTTTGCAACGCCCAGGCTGATAGCCTTTTTAATCATATCCTCAGGGATACCTGTACCGCCGTGAAGAACCAGAGGCATGTCGCCTACGGCTGCCTTTACCTGCTCCAGTACATCGAAGCGCAGGCCCGGCCAGTTCTCAGGATATTTGCCGTGGATATTGCCGATACCGGCTGCCAGGAAGTCAATTCCCAGATCAGCGATGGCCTTGCACTCCTGAGGATCAGCGCACTCGCCTAAGCCTACCACGCCGTCTTCCTCACCGCCGATGGAGCCAACCTCTGCCTCCAGGGACAGACCCATGGCATGTGCTACCTTAACCAGCTCCTTTGTCTTCTCGATGTTCTCTTCGATTGGATAGTGGGAACCATCAAACATGATGGAGGAAAATCCTGCTTTGATACATTTATAGCAGCCATCGTAAGTACCATGGTCCAGATGCAGGGCAACCGGAACCGTGATGTTCAGTTCTTCCATCATGGCCTCAACCATGGCAGCAACTGTCTTAAATCCTGTC
Coding sequences within:
- a CDS encoding phosphotransferase — translated: MDRHGLVCRAVLEQPDITQRELAGKLDVSLGTANGLIKECLAKGYIGEESSQKGKARWRLMPDGQKLLDQYKVDGALIIAAGFGSRFVPLTFETPKGLLEVFGERMIERQIKQLHEVGIRNITIAVGYLKEKFEYLIDKYGVELLYNPEYTSKNTLTTIYRARKVLEGRNMYVLSSDNWMRENMYHSYECGAWYSSAFQKGETREWCLYFNKKGRITGVKVGGRDQWVMYGPAYFSREFSRQFLPVLEAYYKTPGTEQFYWEQVYVDMLEGEARRRLEEEGGGLLEAAQEAGGLAASRWDEIEMDVNRQPDDQVYEFENLEELRLFDPRYQNHSDNAAMKLVAEVFKVPESSIKDIRCLKAGMTNKSFLFKVEDRHCICRIPGPGTELLINREQEKTVYDAVASLEITEHVLYMNEKTGYKIADYYEGTRNADSADWADMEKCMSMVRRLHQSGITVAHSFDIRERISFYEKLCRSHGALLFEDYEEVKGWMDWLMDTLDSMERPKCLCHIDANVDNFLFFEDGSVKLLDWEYAGMCDPVMDVSMCAIYSYYKEEDMERLFRLYLRREPSEDELFALYANAALGGFLWCLWAVYKSILGDEFGEYTIIMYRYAKKYYRKLRKL
- a CDS encoding glutamine synthetase III — encoded protein: MSDVLNVSEMFGKNVFNDAVMRDRLPKSVYKKLKKTIEDGAELDPSIADVVAHAMKDWAIERGATHYTHWFQPLTGVTAEKHDSFISAPSDGKVIMEFSGKELIKGEPDASSFPSGGLRATFEARGYTVWDCTSPAFLREDAIGVTLCIPTSFCSYKGEALDKKTPLLRSMQAVNEQALRILRLFGNTTAKRVAPSVGAEQEYFLVDREKYLQRKDLIYTGRTLFGAMPPKGQELEDHYFGAIRERIGSYMNDVNKELWKLGVPAKTQHNEVAPAQHELAPIYEGVNQAVDHNQIVMETLKKVAGRHGMACLLHEKPFAGVNGSGKHDNWSLTGDDGTNLLNPGDTPHENIQFLLVLACIIKAVDIHADLLRESASDVGNDHRLGANEAPPAIISIFLGEQLEDVIDQLCSTGEATHSKQGGTLKTGVDILPDLDKDATDRNRTSPFAFTGNKFEFRMVGSSDSIASPNTVLNTIVAEAFKEAADMLEKAEDFDMAVHDFIKETLAAHKRIIFNGNGYSDEWVAEAERRGLPNIRSMVDAIPALTTDKAVKLFEAFGVFTRAELESRSEVEYENYSKAINIEARTMYDMASKSIIPAVIKYTTQLASSIAAVKGVCQEADVSTQTELLIETSKLLAEIKTALARLLEVTEKAAAAEGGKVQALVYHSQVVPAMEALRAPVDQLEMIVDKELWPMPSYGDLIFEV
- the fba gene encoding class II fructose-1,6-bisphosphate aldolase gives rise to the protein MLVSAKDMLEKAREGKYAVGQFNINNLEWTKSVLLTAEELKSPVILGVSEGAGKYMTGFKTVAAMVEAMMEELNITVPVALHLDHGTYDGCYKCIKAGFSSIMFDGSHYPIEENIEKTKELVKVAHAMGLSLEAEVGSIGGEEDGVVGLGECADPQECKAIADLGIDFLAAGIGNIHGKYPENWPGLRFDVLEQVKAAVGDMPLVLHGGTGIPEDMIKKAISLGVAKINVNTECQLSFAAATREYIEAGKDLKGKGFDPRKLLAPGADAIRATVKEKMELFGSVGKA